ACGACGCACGGAGGCCCGCCGCCGCGGCAGACGAACCATCAATAATAGCGCGTATGCGTGCTACGATGCGGGCGATGGCCCGGGAAAGGATGTGGCGTGTGCGACATGGGATTCGATGGCGGGGGCGCGCCGCACTCTGCGCGCTTGCGGCGCTGATGGCGCCGGGGACGCCGGCGGCGCAGGACTACGCGGCGGAGATCGAAGCCTGGCGCGTCGACCGCGAGGCACGTCTGCAGGCGGACGACGGCTGGCTGACGGTGGCCGGGCTCTTCTTCCTCAACGAGGGGGACAACAGCTTCGGCTCGTCGCCGCTCAACGACATCCTGCTGCGAACCGGACCCGCCGAGGCCGGCGTGTTCACGTTGCGGGACGAGACGATCACGGTGCGGGCCCCGGAAGGAGGAACGCTCTCGATCGACGGCCGCGACGTCGAGGCGGCGCAACTCTGGCCCTACGAGGGACGCGAGCGCCCGACCATCGCCCTCGGTCCGCTGTCGCTGTTCGGCCACTACAGCGGCGACCGGCTCGCCATCCGCATGCGGGATCGGGAGAGCGACGTACGGCGCGGCTTCACCGGCCTGCGCTGGTACCCGGTCGACGAGGCCTTCCGGGTTCACGGGCGCTACATCCCGCACGACGAGCCGCGCACGATGCGGCTGCCGAACATCCTCGGCGACGTCGAGACATTCCGCACCAGCGGCTCGGTCGCCCTCACCGTGGGCGGCGCGGAGCTGCGCATGACGGCGGTCGATTCCGACGACCGGCTGTGGTTCATTTTCCGCGACCTGACCAGCGGCAGCGAGACCTATCCCGCCGCGCGTTTCCTGTACGCCGACGCCCCGGATGCCGACGGCAGGACGACGGTGGACTTCAACCGGGCCTACAACCCCCCGTGCGCCTTCAATCCGCACACGACGTGCCCGCTCCCGCCGCGCGAGAACCGGCTGCCCGTGCGGGTCGAGGCGGGAGAGCTCGACTACGGCTCGCACTGATCTGGGCCTGGCGCCGGGCTCGCGGCGCTGCTGCGGTCCGGATGCCGCGGATCGCACGCGGGCCGAGCGCGTCTACCTCGGCCGTGCATACAGATCGAGAATCCCGCCCAGTTTCGCGGCCTGGAGCGGACCCCGCACGAGCGCCTTGGCCCATCCGGAACGCCCCGGCCGATCCTCGGCCGGCGTCTCCCAGTGCACCACCCTGAACCCGGCCGCCTCGACCAGCGCCGCCAGCGTCGCCGGGGTGAAGAACCAGAGATGGTGCAGTGCGCCGTAGTGCTTCCAGCGCCGGCGCTTCAGGCCGAGACGACTCTGCCAGCTCTTGAGGCGAACGCTCAGTCCGGCGAGGTTCGGCACGCCGATCAGCAGAACGCCGTCGCCGGCGACCAGACGCCGCGCCTGCCGCAGCTCCCGCATCGGGTCCGGGGTGTGCTCGAGCACGTGGTTGAGGCGGACGGCGTCGAAGCGCGCCCCGTCGAAGCGGATCTGAGGCAACTGTCCCTCCCACAGCCGCGCATCGTGGCGCCGCGCGCCCGGCGTGACGCTGATGTCGGTGCCACCCACGGTCCAGCCGCGGGATCGGGCGTAGCCGAGAAACGCGCCGGCCCCGCACCCGACGTCGAGCAGGGCGGCGGGGCTGCGGCGGACGTACCGCTCGATCCGCTCCAACTGTCTTGCGAAGGTCCGCTCCCGGCCGCCGTCGACGGTTTCGTGCCCTTCGGGATGGTACCCGGGCGTATAGACGGCGGAGGCGAGCTGCTCGAACACGGGTCGGGGGTGCTGGAACTCCAGACCGCAGGCGGCGCAGCGCGCGAGGTGCAGTCCCTGGAAGTCGACGGCGAACGGCCGGGGCTCGCGACCGCACAGCGGGCAAGCGACCGGCTCGCGATCCGGAAGGGCGGCCTCGACCTCGGCCCGCGGCCGGCCGAAGAGCGAACCTGACACCCGGCCATGATCGCATGCCGGCGCCAGGCGCGGCCCGGCGTCGTGCGGAACGTCGCGTCGGCTCCGACGCCACGCCCGGGCGCCGAGCCGTTCTCGGGCTGTGTTAGGGTCGTCTCCATGCCCGACCGTCTCACCCGCGCCGATGTCGAGCGGATCGCCGCGCTGGCGCACCTCGATCTCACCCCCGAAGAAGTCGATCTGTTCACGCCACAGCTCGCCGACATCCTGGAATACGCCGAACGGTTGCAGGGGGTCGACGTGAGCGGCGCCGACGAGTCCTGGCACCCCGGCGGCGCCGACTGCCCGCGGCGCCCGGATTCCGTGCGGCCGTCGCTCGCCCGCGACCAGACGCTGGCCAACGCGCCGGACGGCGTCGCGGACCGCGCCTCGGAAACCGGCGGCTTTTTCCGCGTGCCGCGAGTGCTGGGCTGATGGCGGGCGCGGCGCGGCCGGCGGACGCGGAGACCGCCAGCTCCATTCGCGACGACGTACGGTCCGGCCACCGATCGGCGGTCGAGGTCTGCCGGTACTACCTGGATCGCATCGCGGATAGCGAGGAGCGCTGGAACGCGCTTACCGCGGTGTTCCGGGACGAGGCGCTGGCGCGGGCGGCGGAGGTCGATCGGCGCCGGAACGAGTGGCGCGATCGGCCCTTGCTGGGCGTGCCGATCACCGTCAAGGACGTCATCTGCACGCAGGGACAGCCGACGACCGCGGCGTCGCGAATCCTGGCCGGCTTTCGACCGCCGTACGACGCCACCGTGGCCGCCCGCCTGCGGGAAGCGGGCGCGATCGTCGTCGGCAAGACCAACTGCGACGAGTTCGCGATGGGGTCGTCGACCGAGCACTCCGCCTACGGACCGAGCCGGAACCCGTGGGACCCCGAACGCTCGCCGGGCGGATCGAGCGGCGGGGCCGCCGCCGCGGTCGCGGCCGGGCTCGCGCCGGTCGCCATCGGGTCGGATACGGGCGGCTCCATCCGCCAGCCGGCGGCGTTCTGCGGAATCGCGGGGCTGAAACCGACGTATGGCCGCGTCTCCCGCTACGGACTGCTGGCCTTCGCCTCGTCGCTCGACCAGATCGGTCCCCTGACGCGGACGGTGGCAGACACGGCGCTGGTCCTGGGAGTGCTGGCGGGACACGATCCGCGCGACGCGACGTCCGTGGACGCGCCGGTCGACGACTACACGGCGGCGCTCACCGGAGACGCGGCAGGACTGCGGGTCGGCGTGGCGCGCACGCTGCTGAGGCACGGCGACGCCGGCATCGACGGCGAGGTGCTGGCGGCTTTCGACAAGGCCCTCGCCGCGCTCGCGGCGGCCGGCGCCGCCCTGGTCGACGTCGAGCTGCCGCACGCGGAGCACGCCGTGCCCGTCTACTATCTGGTCGCCCCGGCCGAGGCCAGCTCCAACCTCGCCCGCTACGACGGGGTCCGCTTCGGCGCCCGCGCCGCCGCGGCCGCCGATGGCGGAGACGGCGCAGGCTCACCGCTCGCCGCGATGTACGACCGGACGCGCGACGCCGGCTTCGGGGCGGAAGTGAAACGCCGGATCATGCTCGGGACCTATGCGCTGAGCGCCGGCTACTACGACGCGTACTACCGCCGGGCCCAACGCGTACGAAGCCTGATTCGACGCGACTACGATCGCGCGTTCGACGCCGCCGGGCCCGGTGTGGACGTCATCGCGATGCCGACGACGCCCGCACCCGCGTTCCGGCTCGGCGAGCACCTGCAGGATCCGCTGGCGATGTACCTGGGGGACGTGTTCACCGTCAGCGCCAACCTCACCGGCCTGCCGGCGATCAGCGTGCCGGCCGGCTTGACGGCGGCCCGCCTGCCGATCGGCCTGCAACTCGTCGGACGCGCCTTCGGCGAGTCGACGCTCCTGCGACTGGCGCACGCGTACGAACGCGTTCAGGAAGGTCCGGCCTGAGAAGCGCCGGTGTCGGCGGCCGTTCCGCCCGCCTGTTCGAGGAGCTCGGGCGTGCGCAACTGGTCCGTCGGCCCGCTCTGCGCATCCGGCGTGAAGTACCGGACCTGCGCGCCGTCCATCTGGTCCACGAGATTGCGGACGACCAGCGATCCACGTCCGGTCTTCCGGAACTTGGTAAGGCCCGCGATTACGAGGAAACCGATGAACAGCGCGAGCAGGAAACCGGTGGAGACGGCCAGCCCCATCAGAGTCTGCACGGCCCCGCCGATGATCGACTGATCTGGAGCCACGATCACTCCCCCGACGCCGGCGCCGGGTCCGGCACGTCGTAATGAATCTTGCGGCGGTCCACTTCGCGCATGGCGATGCGTTCGAGCTTGTGACTCAGCTTGACCGGAGTGTCCGCCTCCGCACCGCCGGCCAACTCCTCGAGCCGCGGCAGAGCACCGCGGCGCAACTGCTTCGCGCGCTGCGCCGCGACGTCGACATACAGAAAACGGCTCTCGATGGACGGCGCCGGCTCGCGCTCGGCTTCGGCCTCGTCTTCCGCAGCCTGCCCGCCATCCTGCGCCACCTCCGCGGCAGCCTCGGAAACCTCGGTCTCGTCGTCCATGCCATTAGGATACGCGAAGATCCGACGCCGGGTCGACATCCGCCGGGCCACGGCCCGCTGTGGACCAGACAACCCGTCTCGACTGACTGGTCGCGGCCGGGCACTTCGCAGGCCGGCTACCACCTGTGCGATCATTCCCGCGGATGCCCGCAACCGTCACGCTCCTTTTCGTCGGCGACATCGTCGGCAAGCCGGGACGCACGATCACCCGGCTGGCCCTCCCCCGGCTCGTGGCCCGCCACGGCGTCGACCTGGTGATCGCCAACGTCGAGAACGCGGCGGGCGGCAACGGCATCACCCGCGACATCGGGGAGACGCTGCTCGATCACGGCGTCCAGGTGATGACGACAGGCAACCACGTCTGGGACAAGAAGGAGGCGCTGGCGTACATCGAGAGCCAGCCTCGACTTCTGCGGCCGGGCAACTATCCCGCCGGCGTGCCGGGAAGCGGGCGCTACGGCGCGCGGACACGAGACGGCGTTCCGGTCGGCATCGTGAACGTGATGGGGCGCATCTTCATGAATCCGCTCGACAATCCGTTCCGCGTGGTCCGCGAGCAGGTCGCCGCGGTCCGGGCCGAACACGGGGCGCGCATCGTGTTCGTGGATTTCCACGCCGAGGCCACCTCGGAGAAGAAGGCGATGGGCTGGCACCTCGACGGAGAGGTGACCGCGGTGGCGGGCACGCACACCCACGTGCAGACCGCCGACGAGCGCATCCTGCCCAACGGCACCGCATACATCACCGACGTCGGGATGACCGGTCCCCACGACTCGATCATCGGCGTGGACCCGCGGCCCGTGCTGAAGCGCTTTCTCGACGGCATGCCGGCGAAGTTCGACACGGCGACACGCAACCCGCGGATCAACGCGATCGTGGTGACCGCGGACCCGGAGACCGGCCGCGCCCGTGCGATCGAGCGCGTGGACCTTTCCGCTGACGACGTGGACGCCCTCGACCGGCGGACAGAACCGTGACGAGGCTGCCATTCGGCGACGCGGCGCCTGCGCCGCGGACACGACCGGGACGCCAGGTGCTCACCGTGGAGGAGCTGACGGCCCGCATCCGGTTGCACTTGGAGTCGGCCTACCCCACGGTCTGGGTCGAGGGCGAGCTGTCGAACTGCCGCCGCTGGAACACCGGCCACCTCTACTTCACCCTCAAGGGCGGGGCCGCGCAGATTCGCGGCGTGATGTTCCGGTCGGCGTTCCGCTATCTGCGATTCGAACCGGCCGACGGACTGCGGGTCGTCGCACGGGGGCGGATCAGCGTGTACGAGCCGAAGGGCGAGTACCAGCTCGTGGCGGAGCACCTGGAACCGTTCGGCCTCGGCGCCCGTCAGCTGGCGTTCGACCAGCTCCGCCGGCGCCTGGAACGGGAAGGGCTGTTCGACGAGGCGCGCAAGCGCCCGCTGCCGACGCTGCCGCGCAAGATCGGCATCGTCACCTCGCTGGACGGCGCCGCGCTGCGCGACATCCTGAACGTCCTCGGCCGCCGCTTCCCGAACGCACATCTCGTCATCGGCCCGACCCGCGTGCAGGGCGACGGGGCCGCCCGGGAGATCACCGGCGCGCTGGCGCGCCTCGCACGCGTCGGCGGCGTCGACGTGGTCATCCTGGCGCGCGGCGGCGGATCGCTGGAGGACCTCTGGGAATTCAACGACGAAGGGTTGGCCAGAACCATCGCCTCGGTCGGCGTTCCGGTGATCTCGGCGGTGGGTCATCAGACCGACTACACGATCAGCGATTTCGTCGCCGACCTGCGCGCGCCGACTCCCTCGGCGGCGGCGGAGCTCGTCGTGACCCGCAAGACGGAGCTGGAGGCACGCCTCGAACGGGCCGGCGGGCGACTCGTCGGGGCCGTGCGCACCGCCCTCGAGCGGCGGCGGGCGAACGTAGAGGCGATTCGGCACCGGCCCGGGCTCGCCTCGTTGCCGACGCGGCTCGCACTGCACGGCCGCCGGGCGGACGAGCTGACCCGCCGGCTCGTGGCGCGCGCGCGGGCCGGCGTCGCACGGCGTGAGCGCCGCCGCGCCGCGCTGCTCACGCGTCTCGAAGCGCTCGACGTTGGCCGCCGGCTGGCCCGCATCCGGACCCGTCTGGTCGTCGCGCGCGAGCGCCTGGCCCGCGCCGCCCGGGACGGCCACGCGGCCCGACGACGCCGGCTGGCGGCAGGCCACGAGCAACTGGCGCGCACCATGCGCGACCGGCACGCGACCGGC
Above is a window of Acidobacteriota bacterium DNA encoding:
- a CDS encoding DUF1684 domain-containing protein — translated: MRATMRAMARERMWRVRHGIRWRGRAALCALAALMAPGTPAAQDYAAEIEAWRVDREARLQADDGWLTVAGLFFLNEGDNSFGSSPLNDILLRTGPAEAGVFTLRDETITVRAPEGGTLSIDGRDVEAAQLWPYEGRERPTIALGPLSLFGHYSGDRLAIRMRDRESDVRRGFTGLRWYPVDEAFRVHGRYIPHDEPRTMRLPNILGDVETFRTSGSVALTVGGAELRMTAVDSDDRLWFIFRDLTSGSETYPAARFLYADAPDADGRTTVDFNRAYNPPCAFNPHTTCPLPPRENRLPVRVEAGELDYGSH
- a CDS encoding class I SAM-dependent methyltransferase; the protein is MPGLVGAAHVDPLQPFGVFQDVGELWREQIDFFGGEIEVRQRGDPLDIGAGETVGHGDDPNTARERLGARAWRRSRRDVPHDAGPRLAPACDHGRVSGSLFGRPRAEVEAALPDREPVACPLCGREPRPFAVDFQGLHLARCAACGLEFQHPRPVFEQLASAVYTPGYHPEGHETVDGGRERTFARQLERIERYVRRSPAALLDVGCGAGAFLGYARSRGWTVGGTDISVTPGARRHDARLWEGQLPQIRFDGARFDAVRLNHVLEHTPDPMRELRQARRLVAGDGVLLIGVPNLAGLSVRLKSWQSRLGLKRRRWKHYGALHHLWFFTPATLAALVEAAGFRVVHWETPAEDRPGRSGWAKALVRGPLQAAKLGGILDLYARPR
- the gatC gene encoding Asp-tRNA(Asn)/Glu-tRNA(Gln) amidotransferase subunit GatC, whose product is MPDRLTRADVERIAALAHLDLTPEEVDLFTPQLADILEYAERLQGVDVSGADESWHPGGADCPRRPDSVRPSLARDQTLANAPDGVADRASETGGFFRVPRVLG
- the gatA gene encoding Asp-tRNA(Asn)/Glu-tRNA(Gln) amidotransferase subunit GatA; the encoded protein is MAGAARPADAETASSIRDDVRSGHRSAVEVCRYYLDRIADSEERWNALTAVFRDEALARAAEVDRRRNEWRDRPLLGVPITVKDVICTQGQPTTAASRILAGFRPPYDATVAARLREAGAIVVGKTNCDEFAMGSSTEHSAYGPSRNPWDPERSPGGSSGGAAAAVAAGLAPVAIGSDTGGSIRQPAAFCGIAGLKPTYGRVSRYGLLAFASSLDQIGPLTRTVADTALVLGVLAGHDPRDATSVDAPVDDYTAALTGDAAGLRVGVARTLLRHGDAGIDGEVLAAFDKALAALAAAGAALVDVELPHAEHAVPVYYLVAPAEASSNLARYDGVRFGARAAAAADGGDGAGSPLAAMYDRTRDAGFGAEVKRRIMLGTYALSAGYYDAYYRRAQRVRSLIRRDYDRAFDAAGPGVDVIAMPTTPAPAFRLGEHLQDPLAMYLGDVFTVSANLTGLPAISVPAGLTAARLPIGLQLVGRAFGESTLLRLAHAYERVQEGPA
- a CDS encoding DNA-directed RNA polymerase subunit omega; this translates as MESRFLYVDVAAQRAKQLRRGALPRLEELAGGAEADTPVKLSHKLERIAMREVDRRKIHYDVPDPAPASGE
- a CDS encoding TIGR00282 family metallophosphoesterase codes for the protein MPATVTLLFVGDIVGKPGRTITRLALPRLVARHGVDLVIANVENAAGGNGITRDIGETLLDHGVQVMTTGNHVWDKKEALAYIESQPRLLRPGNYPAGVPGSGRYGARTRDGVPVGIVNVMGRIFMNPLDNPFRVVREQVAAVRAEHGARIVFVDFHAEATSEKKAMGWHLDGEVTAVAGTHTHVQTADERILPNGTAYITDVGMTGPHDSIIGVDPRPVLKRFLDGMPAKFDTATRNPRINAIVVTADPETGRARAIERVDLSADDVDALDRRTEP
- the xseA gene encoding exodeoxyribonuclease VII large subunit, yielding MPFGDAAPAPRTRPGRQVLTVEELTARIRLHLESAYPTVWVEGELSNCRRWNTGHLYFTLKGGAAQIRGVMFRSAFRYLRFEPADGLRVVARGRISVYEPKGEYQLVAEHLEPFGLGARQLAFDQLRRRLEREGLFDEARKRPLPTLPRKIGIVTSLDGAALRDILNVLGRRFPNAHLVIGPTRVQGDGAAREITGALARLARVGGVDVVILARGGGSLEDLWEFNDEGLARTIASVGVPVISAVGHQTDYTISDFVADLRAPTPSAAAELVVTRKTELEARLERAGGRLVGAVRTALERRRANVEAIRHRPGLASLPTRLALHGRRADELTRRLVARARAGVARRERRRAALLTRLEALDVGRRLARIRTRLVVARERLARAARDGHAARRRRLAAGHEQLARTMRDRHATGRRELETTLAKLDSLSPLGVLARGYAVCWNDDRTAIVRRAAEVAVGDPVRITLHEGALRCKVTSRE